A region from the Pelobates fuscus isolate aPelFus1 chromosome 3, aPelFus1.pri, whole genome shotgun sequence genome encodes:
- the LOC134602039 gene encoding olfactory receptor 10A4-like, translating to MNWTEATKYVFLNFKHDSFFDPLLFVLFLFIYIFTLTGNLIIILLVAKVQSLKSPMYFFLSQLSLSDILITTNITPNMLHVIINGGSTISIAGCITQMYFHGVSASAECLLLTVMSYDRYLAICKPLHYTSIMDLRLQIYLVISSWFLAFLLSLVVTSVICQFNFCGPRIINHFFCDFAPILEMSCSDITIAKHSNVVLAILVSVLPFSFIIYSYISIFITIFRIPSTRGKQKAFSTCSSHLIVVTMYYGTIITVYIIPNSGSSFNTNKAISLLYTMGTPLLNPIIYSLRNHDIKMVIKKLILIC from the coding sequence ATGAACTGGACAGAAGCtacaaaatatgtgtttttaaattttaaacacGATTCATTTTTTGACCCTctgttgtttgttttatttctttttatatacatCTTCACATTGACTGgaaatttaataattattttattggttgCAAAGGTCCAGAGTCTAAAATCTCCCATGTATTTCTTCCTCAGTCAGTTATCATTGTCAGATATCTTGATAACCACAAATATAACTCCGAACATGCTTCATGTTATAATTAATGGTGGAAGTACAATATCCATCGCTGGTTGCATCACACAAATGTACTTTCATGGTGTTTCAGCCAGTGCAGAATGCCTACTTCTCACAGTGATGTCGTATGACCGGTATTTGGCCATCTGCAAACCCTTACATTATACCTCTATCATGGACCTTAGACTTCAAATCTACTTGGTTATTTCTTCTTGGTTTCTTGCTTTCCTATTGTCATTAGTAGTGACCAGTGTTATATGTCAGTTCAATTTTTGCGGTCCTCGCATAATTAATCATTTTTTCTGTGATTTTGCACCTATTTTAGAGATGTCCTGTTCAGATATTACAATTGCTAAACATTCAAACGTTGTATTAGCCATCCTTGTTTCTGTTTTACCATTTTCCTTTATTATTTATTCGTATATCTCGATATTTATCACCATCTTTAGGATTCCTTCCACCAGAGGAAAACAGAAAGCCTTCTCCACCTGCAGCTCTCACTTGATTGTAGTGACCATGTACTATGGAACTATAATAACCGTATACATTATTCCAAATAGTGGATCATCTTTTAATACCAATAAAGCCATATCTCTTCTATACACCATGGGAACCCCATTACTGAATCCAATTATATACAGTTTAAGAAATCATGATATTAAGATGGTAATAAAGAAATTAATTTTGATAtgttaa